A window of Plasmodium malariae genome assembly, chromosome: 12 genomic DNA:
ACATGCTGGTGCATGTTACGGAAAACCGCGTACCACTAATGATGAGTATAGCGTATACATGCTTTGGTTGAATAGGCAGTTACATTTGTTGTAcatatcattatatttaaaatttaatcgATTTATTAAGTTTATTCCCTACTTTAACTATTCCCTGTGTCCAGATTTTATGGAATATATGgctgaattaaaaaataatcagGAATATTTTAGCTACCTGAACAAAAGTAAGGAGGAAAATGCATTCATAAGGTACATCAAAAATGtgcaaaacaaaattaaaaaaatgagggAAGTTATTTTACGCTGTAGAGAGGGGAGAGCAAACAAAGCGAATAAGATGGACCGGGCAGACAAAGTAGACAAAGCAGATCAAGCGGATAAAGAGCAGGATATCAAGGACGGTTCATCCAAGGAATCAAATTATATCAGCTTCAATTCGCTCGAAAGCAATGAGAAAATAGTATTCCTATGCAACTTTCTgctaaaaaatttaattaaatcatTTCGTgtaatttctttattaaagtggattataaaaaaaaaaaaatggaataggGGAAAATGCGATgagaaaaaacaattatcTAATCTcgttaattattttacaaaaatagaatattatGATTACAAAGTGAGAAGTATCATTTGTAGTAATTATAGGAAGAGAAATAGGGACCTATatcataaaaacaaattacaCACAAAGAATAATACAACAGAGGAAGGAAGTGCTTATACAGATGAGCAAGGTAGTAGGGGGGATATTATTTTAGATAATTCCCCATCGGCAATATTACCCTGTAGAACGATAAAATCTGCATGCTTTGATATTAACTCTtttgaaaatgtaaattatgaTGAACTTTTTAAagcaatttttttgaatgaattgaatatatggaaaaaggGAAAGGATATTGAAAGTAACATTGGGAAAACGAAAAAGAGGACTAcatataaagaaaagaaggaGAATGGTATTCAACCGGTTATGTCCACAACTAACGAATTGCATTTGACCAAATCACTAAAAAGGAAACAAGATGCTATTACTGAATTGGATATAATGACAAAGAGGTATAGCGGGAGCAGTGGTAGTAGCAGCGGAAGTAGCAGTAGTGgaagtagtagcagtagtagtagtagcgAAAGCAGCAGCGGTAGCAGTTCATGCATGCGAGCGCGTGGAAGCATTAGAACAGAAGGCACATATGTAGggagaaaagaaagaaaaatgaaaaacataattttttacaaattaaatatagaaaCGGTTTTATGCTCCAGTTGGTTCATTGATAGAGTCTTGttacatttctttttatatttttatttatcatgtGTGATTGATAACAGTtctaaagaaaatatttatgcagACTGTCCGTATATTATGCAAGGAATAATGTTCATTATGCATTATTTACAATCGGGGAATGATATAActttaaagaaaaagagcaaaaaagaaatgtatGATAGTGGTGCAGAGCTTACATTAATTCCTATGTCCAcgtttattctttattttattattcatttgttttattccttttttgataaaaatttattaaccATGTATGCAAGTGATGACAAAGAcagtataaaattatttctaaagAGACATGCATGTAGTCCACCTAAAGGAGAAGCGGCACAAGTAGAAGCGGCAGAAGTAGAAGTAGCAGGAGCAGAAGCAGCAGGAGCAGAAGACAAAGGAATGACTAACAAATACAGCATGCGATATTCTACCGCTTCCAAGCGCCAAATAATTACTGTACAAAATGCTagcaaattttattatattacaaaaaatttcaagTATTTCTTGTCGTTTCGAACCCttgatgaaaaaatatttcagaCGAACGAAAGTACCATCCCTCTTGATTGCGCAGAATTGTATGATGAAAAGTCGTATAGTGAACGAGTGGAGGATGAGGAAAATACACTTTCAAAGAGCGAATATGAAAGGGGGAACAAAAAATCAAAAAGGTTGACAGAAATTAAGGGAGCAAAAAATAGAAGCAAAAATGAAGGTAAAAGTAAATCACGTcggaacaaaaaaaaaaaatttttattttgtggTATCAATTCGGAAGATAGTAACGAGCTTACCCATTTCACCTCGTTggatgaaaattttatgaaatatatacagACCAAGAAAATGAAGGAGGAGCAGAATATTAATGATAGGATCTATTTACGGCGATACTATAACATATTGCAATTTTTCAATTACAGTCATTTAGAAAATTTATGTAGACCTTATATTCCTAATATATTGTTCttctatttaaataaaaaatatttccataCTGACAGTTTATTGTTCGATAGCTTTCCTCCAAATGATAAGAGCGATACGTTGAATCCGCGTAAACAGGGATTACacaaagaaattaaaaacaaacaaGTTCAGTTTAAATATCcaacaaataataaagaagagAAGGAGCAACATAAAGTGGATTATGTACCTGTTGAATGTTGTCATACATATTATGATACGCATGCAAATGACAGGTGGAAAAATATCATTACGAGTGGTAGATGCATATGCAGAGGGGGAAATCGTAAAAGGGGAAactttaataataatggatCATACTTAGATGTAACTAGCGCTAACTACAACGATAGGATCGTGGTGAAATATAACAGGAAGGAGTTAACGAACTTCTCTCTAATCAACATGTCAAGGATTGAAAAAGTCATAACagacattatttttatgagaCTGATAAGTTGTAATTTTAGAAACCATCTCATTCTTCTTTTCTGtaattatagaaaatttatCGACATGTATTCCTTGCCATATATACTagacatatttataattgttcATAACTTTTTCACGATAAATAATGACGTAAGCAATAATATAAGCAGTAATATAAACAGTGACATAAAAAATGACATAAACAGTGACATAAAAAATGACATAAACAGTGACATAAAATATGACATAAACAGTGACATAAACAGTGACATAAAATATGACATAAAAAATGACATAAACAGTGACATAAAATATGACATAAACAGTGACATAAAAAATGACAGAAGTGGGGAAGTATCAACTGGGTGGAAATGTGTAAAGGCGGGGCAGATGCGGTTCGGAAGAGATGACAGAAGGAGGGCAAACAAGAATTATTTCCCTAATGGTAGTGCCACTACAAATATGGAGACACATGAACACAGTTGTGATGTCTACACTTCTGATGAAGGAAATACTGAATACAATTCTTCTAATTATATAGAGAACGAAGTTAACTATCAGATAAATGGCCAAGGGGAAGAAGTTAATTTCCTTGTCCATAACACACAAAAGCGctgtaataatagtaacaagACTTATGAGAGGTACCcctttaatattaattaccATACTACTACATCCACTCGTGGACTATCGgactattttaaattttttatacttaacactgttaagaatatattttacaatatcATGTGTGGTGTGAAGGATGAAATGGAACTCAAGGAGCAAATGCACGAGGGGAAAAGTTCCAACATTATATGTGCCAATGAAACGTGTAATAACACCCCACATAGTAACACTGCTTACAGTAATGCTACGATTGACACAGTTGTGAATACCAATTATACAAATAGCCCGTTTGATCAATTGTCAAAAATGGAGGAAAAGATAGTTGATAATGATATAGACATATCAAATGTGCATTCAATGATTGACAATGGGACAAACGAAAAAAACGTAAAGGAGTATAGGGATACCATAATGAATCATTATGTAGacattataaatacatacattaaCGAAATTATAAtggaaattttatttttctcaaatATATGGAAATTCTACCTATCATTAGAAGAACACCCATTAATGGTTCTATATGCAGCGAATAAAACTTTAcattatgaaattttaaaatttataaaaattaacaaaaaaaatagtgaGCTTCTGTTCAGTCAGTCTCTATCTATCATTGTGTCTTTGTACAATTTGAATTTACTTAATAAAGAGGTTGTTCTTCAAACGAATTCATATCACAAATATCAGTCCATGGTGAATGAACAGTCAGATGATAATCATCCAAAGGACGGACTGCCGATAACCACTCGTGTTGACAATGTTAGCGGCAAGCGTAGGAGTAAAGAAGTAAATGCTGCAAACATGACAAATGAGTCCAAGAACGATATCAACAGAAGCAGAAGAGGCAGTAGGATGCAAGAGAAAATTTTGCACTACtacgaaaataaaaattctataAAGACATATACGACGAATGATCAGAAGCATGAACAGAACAGAATTAAGGAGGACGAGGCAAACGCTAGCAAAAATTCGGAACAATGTGACATGTTCATAAACTTATCCCTAATCATCTCAAACGCTAATGATCCCTGTATGGTAAAATTAATGTTTAAAttggaaaaaatttttgtaaaaattattgataaaaaattagagcATAATAAATACTTACTATCCGAATGtttgaaaaaggaaaaactaGAACCTATAAATAGTCCTGAGATTATGTATAATTCTACATCTGTGGacattttttccataatttcCAATATTTTGGATGTCCTATTTCAATATAAATGTCCAGTGGAATGGATCATAGCTCCATTTTTAGAATTcttaaatacatttattaatgaatattgtgaaaattataaaaaaaaatgttcatcttttattatatctgtTGTTAATCAATATgctgataaatattttaatgatcTTCTAAATATAACAGAAGAGCAAAAAATTCATTGGGAAAAATATTCAGgggataataaaaaaaaatataaaaatagttcCGACatgcataataataatgaaccTATTAGTATATTTAAACAAAGTGAACTAGATGTTGCGTACAATGATGAtgaagataatatatatgacaaCAATATAGAAAACGAATA
This region includes:
- the PmUG01_12015400 gene encoding conserved Plasmodium protein, unknown function, with amino-acid sequence MLHLNSSCISDIENIENILKRKDYNGIETNREIKIFFENLSYAFRKFSYSLRNIHKDGNNIISNFKKENDKKRYVEHTYFVDCFVNVISIIKNLYEENLEVSEKIRKSIVFELDKEESERLEDINSIYEEQNRRVSIETDAKSYHNPDNVGNTTSDHYREGGGKGTSKYQVNSETQNGKSKKVQNQMHAEEDEHADEVLVDGLPLKDVESDLKRCLEDKHFSDEYINHTKYKKCFSELEKLNIKLGKEEASLNELIEKFGKNANKLLINKSKERIRSIENKKKIALEFLYDNIKELKSNKKLLKNRVKDLQQYVEDNSKKVENRKKKEQDGGDDSVRAGSSGRGDHRNGFIDSTCRSDGEHDKEVGIRDNTQMNKKKDKYMEESLYLEKFEIREKNRIEKLYTSFRIFVKILAIKHINMNKVLYINANEIGTYDSLIDYQRWLSVVLNKNLDVSNLQNKIQTHNILTKEERFLLMPYDSDHCNDDSNHLYENKRKTNKWNFRIGELIQIDNDASNHKKEKVSSQKVGLLSGKDNGQVGGQLDKEAVRQEANKTNDQRDDQFPEEFYIPVIIKKSDLGVKMVDSDNAQCSVRRNNNMSKDNSKDGNKYAANESACFHMDISYHLHIDTYLNNDKLSKEKDVNSFLANRQRDYEQYLLQFNNMNVLSSIYQKKCNNNYERKWYDVNFFQGYFFEEGHMFYPFQIPTGMNNFSSFQNIIKSLCPNVQDIGEEDMNEYEYKLMAYESLLLVYYALSTQLNGYYLFDMCRRNKMNLSVYNSFRQNCSHIVDVLLKNDYTAQKAYQSWKCPATGEKKENTNNMISGQFNKVDTTDYDPSVERERNYGTTNRCSKNHFGKNTFNEYFEYINYIHEIKKQNLLLVKRIISLFRIKLNINSKTNDMITLLTIPLYDLNYGNTYSFHILDVRFRIVRMLDSLNFNHIFDFDQERIKKMGEKMYDKISKHAGACYGKPRTTNDEYSVYMLWLNRQLHLLYISLYLKFNRFIKFIPYFNYSLCPDFMEYMAELKNNQEYFSYLNKSKEENAFIRYIKNVQNKIKKMREVILRCREGRANKANKMDRADKVDKADQADKEQDIKDGSSKESNYISFNSLESNEKIVFLCNFLLKNLIKSFRVISLLKWIIKKKKWNRGKCDEKKQLSNLVNYFTKIEYYDYKVRSIICSNYRKRNRDLYHKNKLHTKNNTTEEGSAYTDEQGSRGDIILDNSPSAILPCRTIKSACFDINSFENVNYDELFKAIFLNELNIWKKGKDIESNIGKTKKRTTYKEKKENGIQPVMSTTNELHLTKSLKRKQDAITELDIMTKRYSGSSGSSSGSSSSGSSSSSSSSESSSGSSSCMRARGSIRTEGTYVGRKERKMKNIIFYKLNIETVLCSSWFIDRVLLHFFLYFYLSCVIDNSSKENIYADCPYIMQGIMFIMHYLQSGNDITLKKKSKKEMYDSGAELTLIPMSTFILYFIIHLFYSFFDKNLLTMYASDDKDSIKLFLKRHACSPPKGEAAQVEAAEVEVAGAEAAGAEDKGMTNKYSMRYSTASKRQIITVQNASKFYYITKNFKYFLSFRTLDEKIFQTNESTIPLDCAELYDEKSYSERVEDEENTLSKSEYERGNKKSKRLTEIKGAKNRSKNEGKSKSRRNKKKKFLFCGINSEDSNELTHFTSLDENFMKYIQTKKMKEEQNINDRIYLRRYYNILQFFNYSHLENLCRPYIPNILFFYLNKKYFHTDSLLFDSFPPNDKSDTLNPRKQGLHKEIKNKQVQFKYPTNNKEEKEQHKVDYVPVECCHTYYDTHANDRWKNIITSGRCICRGGNRKRGNFNNNGSYLDVTSANYNDRIVVKYNRKELTNFSLINMSRIEKVITDIIFMRLISCNFRNHLILLFCNYRKFIDMYSLPYILDIFIIVHNFFTINNDVSNNISSNINSDIKNDINSDIKNDINSDIKYDINSDINSDIKYDIKNDINSDIKYDINSDIKNDRSGEVSTGWKCVKAGQMRFGRDDRRRANKNYFPNGSATTNMETHEHSCDVYTSDEGNTEYNSSNYIENEVNYQINGQGEEVNFLVHNTQKRCNNSNKTYERYPFNINYHTTTSTRGLSDYFKFFILNTVKNIFYNIMCGVKDEMELKEQMHEGKSSNIICANETCNNTPHSNTAYSNATIDTVVNTNYTNSPFDQLSKMEEKIVDNDIDISNVHSMIDNGTNEKNVKEYRDTIMNHYVDIINTYINEIIMEILFFSNIWKFYLSLEEHPLMVLYAANKTLHYEILKFIKINKKNSELLFSQSLSIIVSLYNLNLLNKEVVLQTNSYHKYQSMVNEQSDDNHPKDGLPITTRVDNVSGKRRSKEVNAANMTNESKNDINRSRRGSRMQEKILHYYENKNSIKTYTTNDQKHEQNRIKEDEANASKNSEQCDMFINLSLIISNANDPCMVKLMFKLEKIFVKIIDKKLEHNKYLLSECLKKEKLEPINSPEIMYNSTSVDIFSIISNILDVLFQYKCPVEWIIAPFLEFLNTFINEYCENYKKKCSSFIISVVNQYADKYFNDLLNITEEQKIHWEKYSGDNKKKYKNSSDMHNNNEPISIFKQSELDVAYNDDEDNIYDNNIENEYNDVNEITNRIKHKKKRKKNVFFKLFDYDEIDVNVIKSKMDEILDDINDLSMKVSNFQSSNNSQKNKNAGDQNRSNEEVDEDTSEEKKENNSNNNSSNNNSNNNSNNNSNNNSNNNSNNNSNNNSNNNSNNNKKGAYMSDDLIHIIDEINYLFDDSDMSNSLVVTWNLFFFLEQLPLIRKKFEKYNLEYIVTRTKNVDKISRIFNNYINFDITIQMLQKNVYTKTIFDILDTSINNIKNTLNNALYYIFKVLSIRIICYEFQQEMFFNLYEPFHVNNIKNIVSIFPNTIEKFFTQIPKMYFKSILTVFIELFIKMWMLIVIEKGFSNILFSDEDIHTMKKDNQYLKSYIKDNQLVLSHCFLTKNYDVNEYIDTFFDTLYGDRYMFSEIMRGQRSKKPKKHRFATS